In Deltaproteobacteria bacterium, the DNA window GCTCTACGCGAAGCTGAGCTTCTGAGCGGGCGGCGCGATCCCGCCTGCGGAGAGGAGTCCCCCGCATGAGCTTCAACCTGCGCAACCGCTCGCTGCTCACCGTCCAGGACTACACGCAGCGCGAGTTCAAGTACCTGCTCGATCTGGCCCGCGACCTGAAGCGCGCCAAGTACGCGCGCACCGAGCAGAAGCACCTCGAGGGCAAGGAGATCTGCCTGATCTTCGAGAAGACCTCCACGCGCACGCGCTGCGCATTCTAGGTCGCCTGCCACGATCAGGGCGCGAACGTGACCTACCTCGACCCCGCCGGATCGCAGATCGGCCACAAGGAGTCGTTCAAGGACACCGCGCGCGTGCTCGGCCGCATGTTCGACGCGCTCGAGTACCGCGGCGCGTCGCAGGCCGGGCTCGAGCAGCTCGCGAAGTACGCGGGCGTGCCCGTCTACAACGGGCTCACCGACGAGTACCACCCGACGCAGATGCTCGCGGACGTCATGACCATGCGCGAGCACGGCGACAAGCCGATTTCCGAGATCAAGTACGCCTATCTCGGAGACACGCGCTCGAACATGGGCCACTCGCTGATGATCGCGGGCTGTCTGATGGGGATGGACGTGCGCATCTGCGGGCCGAAGAAGCTCTGGCCCGCCGACGAGTACCAGAAGATCGCGCGCGACCTCGAGAAGCGGTACGGCGGGAAGCTCACCATCACCGACGACGTGGCGGACGCGGTGAACGGCGTCGACTTCATCCACACCGACGTCTGGGTCTCGATGGGCGAGCCCAAGGAGGTCTGGAAGGAACGCATTGGCTTGCTGCTTCCGTACCAGGTGAACATGAAGGTCGTGAAGGCCAGCGGGAACCCGAACGTCCGATTCATGCACTGCCTGCCCGCTTTCCACGACACGGAGACGACGCTCGGCAAGCAGATCGCGGAGACCTACGGCATCAGCGACGGGCTCGAGGTGACCGACGAGGTCTTCGAGTCGGAGTGCAACGTCGCCTTCGAGCAAGCCGAGAACCGCCTGCACACGATCAAGGCGCTGCTCGTCGCGACGCTCGGGGACTAGCGCGTTGCGCATCGTCGTCGCACTGGGAGGGAACGCGCTGCTCCGTCGCGGCGAGCCGCTCACCGCGGAGGCGCAGCGCCGCAACGTGCGCATCGCGGCAGAGGCGCTCGCGCCGCTGGCGGCGCAGAACCAGCTCGTGATCAGCCACGGAAACGGCCCGCAGGTCGGCCTGCTCGCGCTGCAGGGCGCGGCCTACAAGCCCGACGAGGCGTTCCCGCTCGACGTGCTCGGCGCGCAGACCGAGGGCATGATCGGCTACGTGATCGAGCAGGAGCTCGGCAACCTGCTGCCGTTCGAGGTTCCGTTCGCCACGATGCTGACGATGGTCGAGGTGGACCCGGCCGATCCCGGCTTCCGCGACCCGGCCAAGTTCGTCGGGCCCGTGTACGCGAAGGCCGACGCCGACCGCATCGCCGCGCAGAAGGGCTGGGTGTTCAAGCAGGATGGCGACAAGTGGCGACGAGTGGTCGCGTCTCCGCTGCCCAAGCGCATCTTCGAGATCCGCCCGATCCGCTGGCTGCTCGAGCGCGGCTGCGTCGTGATCTGCGCCGGCGGCGGCGGAATCCCGACCATGTACGAGCCCGGCGCCGCGCGGAAGCTCGTCGGCGTCGAGGCCGTGGTCGACAAAGACGCCTGCTCCGAGCTGCTCGCGCGCGAGGTCGCCGCCGACCTGTTCGTGATGGCCACCGACGCCGACGCCGTGTTTCTCGACTGGGGCACGCCGAAGCAGCGCGGCATCCACCGCGCGCATCCCGACGCGCTCGCGAGCCACGAATTCCCGGCCGGCTCGATGGGGCCGAAGGTCGAAGCCGCCTGTCAGTTCGCGCGCGCGACCGGCCACACCGCGGCGATCGGCGCGCTCGCCGACATCGAGGCGATCGTGCGCGGCGAGAAGGGCACGCTCGTGGACGGCCGCTTCGACGGGATCTCGTTCCACCGCTAGGGCGAGGTTGGAGTCGCGGTCGGACCGCCGAGCCCCTCGTAGCGCGCTCCCGTGACGACGAGCTCGACGCGCGCGCGCAGCGAGATCGCGATCGGCTCGCCGAGCTGCTTGGCCAGGGTTCGTTCGGCCGAGCGGATCTCCGCGGGGGTGGGCATTCGCGCGCAGCTGGCCTCGGCACGCACGCTCCAGCCGCGTCCGCCGGTCACGGCGTCGATCGCGGTGACGAAGAGCTGGGGCAGGGCCTCGAGCCGAGCTCTCACCGCGCCCTCGACGATGGCGCGGCGCGCGCGCAGCTCGTCGCTCGAGGTGTCGAAGTGCGCCGCTCCGTAGAGGATCCGGCCCTTCGAGGTCGTGTCGCTCGACTCCATGCGCCGCACCACCACGCGCACGCTCGGGTCCGCGAGCCGCTCGCGAAGCGCCGCCTCGAAGGCCGACACGTTCTCTGGCGACGGATCGCGCGGCGTCTGGATCGAGACCACGATCACCGGGCCCGACGGCGCCTCGACGAGATCGGTGTCGATCAGCTCGAGGGCGGGGCGGGTCGACGCCACCTCTCGCGCGAGCTGCTCGGCCTGCTGCAGCAGCCGCATCCGGGGTGCGATCGGCGCCTCGACCACCCGCCCGTTCAAGCTCAGGTACGGGCGCAGGCTGGCCGTGCCGGTCGCGGTCACGTCCTTCGTCATCGCGCAGCGCAGGAAGAGAGTCACTGTCTCGTCCAGCGCTGCGCCGAGCGCGTCCTGGATCCGCTTCACGCGCTCGGGCGGGATCACGCGCGGCGTCCGCACCGTCGACAGCACCTGCAGCCCCTCGCGCCCGTAGTCGAACTCGATGCTCTCGAGCGCCGTGCTCGGCTCCTGCGCGAGCTCGCGGTCGAGCGTCTCGGCGATGGTCCGCTCGATGCGCAGCTCGCGCACGCGGCCGACCAGGAAGCTCGTGAGCAGAGCCGTGATCACGATCAGCCCCAGCGCGGCGGGCGCGAGGCGGCGCGCCACGTTTCGCAGCGACCCCATCTCGGCGCGCGTGACGAAGCCCGCCAGCAGGAACATCGCCGCCGCGACGGCGAGGATCGCGAGCACGTTCGCCGAGAAGAGCACGAACGCCTGCAGCGCCCCCTCGTAGGCGCCCAGCGACAGGCAGATCCCGATCGCGGCGATCGGCGGGTTCAGCGCGGTCGCGATCGCCACGCCCGGCAGCGCCGGGGAAACCCGCTCGTCGATCATCGCGAGCGCTCCGGCCATGCCGGCCAGCGCCGCGACCATCAGGTCGATCAGCGTCGGCCGGGTCTGCGCGAGCAGGCCGGGCGTGGCCTCGACCGCGATCGGCAGCAGGCCGAGCAGGAAGCAGAGCGCGACCCCGAAGGCCGCGCCGCCGAACTCCGCGACGAGCGCGGTGCGCAGCAGGCGCAGGTCGCCGCGCACGAGACCGAGCGCGATGCCGAAGATCGGCGTCATGAGCGGCGCCACGATGTTCGCGCCGATCAGCGTCGCGTCGCTGTCGATGATCAGCGCGAAGCCCGCGATCAGCTCGGAGATCCCGAGCAGCGCGTAGTAGGTGAGGGTGGGGACGGATCCCACCTGCACCTCTTGGAGCACGACCTCGCGGCGCTCGTTCGTGGCTCGGCCGAGGTCGGCGATCGCCCGCCACCACGACTCGGCCCACGACTGCAGCCTGGGAGCGGGTTGCGTCATTCCACTCAGTAGGGGTCGAACACCGACTTCTTCCCTGGAGCGGGCGCATCTGGCTCCGGTTCGAGCTCCGGCTCGGGCTCCGGCGCCGGTGCGGCGGGCGCGGCGACATTCCGAGCCGGCGCGCTCGCGCGCGGAAGTCTGTCGATCAGATCCGCGTTCAGCACCCAGCCCTCGTTCCCGCTCCGCTCGGCCTTCACGTAGCAGAAATCCCCGTCGAGCTCGTAGCAGAGCACGCCCTCGTGCAGCGCGAGCTGTCCGACGACCGCGGACGTCGCGTCGGGCGCGCGGTAGAGCTTCGCGCGCGCAGCGCCCGCGTAGTACGCGCGCGGCGCGCGCGTCTCCATGCCGAGCCAGCCGCGCGCGGTCTGCGTGGCCGAGCGCCCGGCGGCGCAGCCGGAGCCGATCACGGCCGCGAGCGCCAGCGCGAGCGCACGGACGAGCGCGCGCGGCGCTCGCGCGCGCTCGCCCCAGAACGGGAAGAAGTTGAACCACTGGTAGGGCGCTTCGACGCAGCCGTCCTCCAGAATTCCCGCGAATTTCTGCACCAGCTGCTCCGCGTGCTTCTCGCGCTCGGCGCGCGGGACCGCGCCCTCGGGCGCGAAGACGCGGGTCGTGGCGGTGTAGCGCCCCGGACCGGTGCGGATGCAGGACGTGTAGAGCATCGCGCAGCCGAGCACGCCCTGGAGCAGGAACGGCCCGAGCGGAAGCCGCGCCGGGCGGCCGAGGAACGAGACCTCGACGGTGCGGTCCTGCTCCGACGGCCAGACGCGATCGCCGAGGATGCCGACGAACTCGCCGCGCGCGATCGCCGCGCGCATCTCGAAGGCGGCGTCGAGCGTGCCGGGCTCGAAGCGGATCAGGCGCAAGTTCCGGCCGGACTGGAGGCGCTCGAAGAACGAGTTGATGCGCACGGCGTGGCGCGTGAACATCAGCACGTTCAGCTTGATTCCGGTCTGCGCCGAGAGCGCGCGAAGCATGTCGAAGCTGCCGATGTGGGACGAGAGCAGGATCCCGCCGCGGCCCGCGCGCACGAGCGCCTCGAGGTGCTCGCGGCCGTGATCCGCGATCGTGATCGACTCCTCGTCGCCGCTCCACAGGATCATGCGGTCGAGCAGGTTCTCGGCGAACGAGTGCAGGTGCCGGAAGACGTGCCGGAGTCCCGGTGGCTCGCCGAGCGCCTCGCGCCCGCGCGGGGTCGACCAGAGCGTGCGCAGGTAGTCCAGGGACGCCGGGCGCGAGGCGCGCCCGGTGACGAAGAAGTAGGCGACGATCGGGCGCAGCAGCGCGACCGAAGCGCGGCGTCCGAAGGTCCGATAGAACCCGCGCAGGATGAACAGCCAGGCGAGCGACCCGCTCTCGGCGATTCCGGCCCAGCTGCCGCCGTGACTCAAGGCACGCTCCGCTCGGTCACCCGCACGCGCCGCAGAATACACTAGCCCCGTTGGCGCCGCGCCTTCGAGCGGCGCCGCAGAAGGGGATCTCCAGGCTTGCTCCCGATCCTGATCGCGCTCGGCTATCCGCTGCTCGTCTACTTCGCGCTCGACCTGGCGTCGCCGCGCGCGATCGCGCTCGCGATCCTGGCCCTGTACGCGCTTCGTCTGGCCACGCTGGCCAAGCGGCGGCTCGCGACGTACGCGCGAATCGCCGGCCCCGTGGCCGTCGCCATCACCGCTGCAAGCGCCATCTCGCTGGTCTGGAACGACCCGCGGGGCCTCTTGCTCTCGCCGGCGCTCGTGAATCTGGCGCTGCTCGCGGTCTTCGCGGCGTCGTTCGCCTCGCGCGAGACGGTGATCGAGTCGCTCGCGCTCGCGCACGGCGCCGCGGGTTCGCAGGAGCTGACCGCGTACTGCCGGAGGGTGACGGCGATCTGGTGCGCGTTCTTCGCCGCCAACGCGGGGGTCAGCGCCTGGCTCGCGCTCTTCGGCACTCGCGCGAGCTGGGCGCTCTACACCGGGCTCGTCGCGTACCTGCTCACGGGGCTCTTGTTCGCGACCGAGTTCGTGTATCGGCACTGGCGCTTCCGCCGCTACGTGGGCCTGCCGACCGATCCGCTGCTGCGCAGGCTCTTCCCCCCGGATCCGACGAAGTAGCGCCGCTCAGGCGGCGGGGTTCGCGCGCAGGTGCGCGAAGCGCGCGGCCACGCGCGTCTTGCGGTAGGCCGAGACGATCGGCTCGAGCTCGGTCGGTGTCGCGCCGTGCAGGATCACCCCGTCGCAGCCCAGCGCGAGCTGGTTCTCGATCTTCGCGACGCACGCCTCGGGGCTGCCGGTCGCGGCCGGGGCCAGCCATTCGGCGGGGACCAGCTTCGCGATCTGCTCCAGCTGCTCCGTCGTCGCCTTCGCGTCGATCGCGCCGGGGAATGTCGACACGAGCGGGTCGGCGCGGAAGCGCGCGAGAGGCGCCGGGTCCCAGCGATTCGTCTCGACCATCAGGTCTCCGTAGGCCTGCAGGTAGGTCGCCATCCGGCCGACGGTCTTCTTCAGGCGCAGAGGCTCGGGCAGGTGGTCGCCGACGGTCGCGAAGCACGACCAGACCCGCACCCGCGCGGGATCGCGCCCCGCGCGCTCGGCCGCCTGCTTCACCGCGCGAACGCAGCGCGCGGTCGTCTCGTCGCTGAAGAAGGTGTGGAGCACCACGGCGTCGAACGCGCGCCCGCCGAGCGCGAGCGAGTTCGGGCCGAAGGCGGTGAACGTGAGCGGGATCTCGCCCGCGTAGTCGGGGCCGAGCGAGAGCAGCGGGTAGCGCCCGGCGGGGCCGTCGTGCGCGAAGATGGTCTCGCCGCGGAACAGGCGGCGCAGGATTCCCACGAAGTCCTCGAGCTGCGCGGTGGTGACCTTGGGCAGGCCGTAGGCCCGGAACATCGGCGCGATGCCGCGGCCCAGGCCGAGCGAGAAGCGGCCATCGGTCAGTCGGTGCATCGTCATCGCGTACGCGGCCGTCACCATCGGGTGTCGGGTGTTGTGATTGGTCGCGGCCGTCGCGATGCCGAGCCGCGTCGAGACCGCGCCGACGGCGCCCGAGAGCGTCGCGGCCTCTTTCACGTTGAAGCGCTCCGAGATGAACGCGGAGCCCAGCCCGAGCGCCTCGCCGGCGCGGACCTCGTCGATCAGATCGCGCGGCGACTTCGGCTGCCCCGCGAGCGTGTAGAAACCGAGCTCGTTCATCATCGCCTCTGCCTTCCCCTCACTTCCGCGGCGCAGGATGCCCGATCGCGCGGCGGAATTCCCGGAGCACCGGCAGCCGCTCCAGCCAAGGGGACGCGTCGGCGCGCGCCGGGTCCACCTCGCTGATCTCGCCCGCGAAGCCGGGCGGAATCTGGCTGTACAGCGCGGGCGGGTCCTCGGCTTCGTCCATGAAGTGGTACTCGTAGCCGGGCACGAAGAGGTCCTCGTCGGCGTTCACGTCGATCGTGCGCACGCCGAAGCTCGACAGCTCCGTCGTGAGCGCCTGCGGCGGGACGATCCACACCTGTCTGGGCGCGGCGACGAACTGCCACTGGATGCGGCGATTCGCGGAGAGGACGCGGAACTTGCGGATCTCGCCGCCGTAGAGCCGGCTTGCGATCGAGTCGACCTCGAGCATCCCGCCCGCAAAGTCCGGCTCGTAGCCGCGCGCGAAGCGAAGCGACTCGGGATCGTTCGGCTTCGCAAAGCGGGCGATCGGCCTGCCGCCGTGGATCCGGTTGCGCGGATCGGCCTGGGCGCTGCGCCGCGGCGCGGTGAAGTCCCCGTACGGCTCGATCCGCGTGTCGGGCGCGCGCCGCAGCACGCGCGACATCGCGCGCTCGTCGCGAACCGGGCGCGCCACCGCGCGCGTCAGCGCGTCGAGCGCGGGCTGGATCTCGAAGGGCAGGTTCGTGGTCTCCTCGGCCGTGCAGCGCACCTTCTCGCCGTTCTCGACCACCCACTTCAGATCGCCCTTGCCGATCCAGTTCTCGCGCTCGGAACGCGCGAAGTGACTCGCGGAGCGCCAGATCAGCGACGCGTCCTTGTAGAAGATGCGCGCGAAGAGCGACTTTCGACTCGACGGGGTCGGGCGCTTCGCGTCGGGCAGCACCCACGTCACGAAGAAGCGCGCGTTCACGTCCGAGCGCAGGTGCGCGAGGTAGAAGACCGTGTCGAAGAGCTCGAGCTTGTGCCGCGGCGGATAGCGCCGCAGCAGCCGCTCGGGATCGCTCCTGCCTTCTCCCGCGCAGCGGAGCTTCGCGCCGCGCTCGAGCCAGCCCCGCAGCTCCCGCTCCACCGCGCGCGGAGCGAGCTCCGCAGCCGAAACGCCCGTCACGATCGCGGTCGGAATTCTCGCCATCGACGCGTCAGGCTGCGCCTCGCCGGCGCATCTGGCAAGAACGCGCTCGGTCGGCCGAGGGTTGACCGGGATGCCGTGTTTCGGCGATACAAGCGGCGATGCCTGCCCCCGTCCGCGCAGCCTCCCTCCTCGGGGCGGCCCTCGTCTTCGCGGCCATCGCCATGCCTGGCGGTGCGGCAGAGATCGAGTTGCCGGCGCGTGAGGAGATCGAGGCGGCGATCCCGGAGGGCGGCTCGCTCTCGG includes these proteins:
- the arcC gene encoding carbamate kinase; translation: MRIVVALGGNALLRRGEPLTAEAQRRNVRIAAEALAPLAAQNQLVISHGNGPQVGLLALQGAAYKPDEAFPLDVLGAQTEGMIGYVIEQELGNLLPFEVPFATMLTMVEVDPADPGFRDPAKFVGPVYAKADADRIAAQKGWVFKQDGDKWRRVVASPLPKRIFEIRPIRWLLERGCVVICAGGGGIPTMYEPGAARKLVGVEAVVDKDACSELLAREVAADLFVMATDADAVFLDWGTPKQRGIHRAHPDALASHEFPAGSMGPKVEAACQFARATGHTAAIGALADIEAIVRGEKGTLVDGRFDGISFHR
- a CDS encoding DUF389 domain-containing protein encodes the protein MTQPAPRLQSWAESWWRAIADLGRATNERREVVLQEVQVGSVPTLTYYALLGISELIAGFALIIDSDATLIGANIVAPLMTPIFGIALGLVRGDLRLLRTALVAEFGGAAFGVALCFLLGLLPIAVEATPGLLAQTRPTLIDLMVAALAGMAGALAMIDERVSPALPGVAIATALNPPIAAIGICLSLGAYEGALQAFVLFSANVLAILAVAAAMFLLAGFVTRAEMGSLRNVARRLAPAALGLIVITALLTSFLVGRVRELRIERTIAETLDRELAQEPSTALESIEFDYGREGLQVLSTVRTPRVIPPERVKRIQDALGAALDETVTLFLRCAMTKDVTATGTASLRPYLSLNGRVVEAPIAPRMRLLQQAEQLAREVASTRPALELIDTDLVEAPSGPVIVVSIQTPRDPSPENVSAFEAALRERLADPSVRVVVRRMESSDTTSKGRILYGAAHFDTSSDELRARRAIVEGAVRARLEALPQLFVTAIDAVTGGRGWSVRAEASCARMPTPAEIRSAERTLAKQLGEPIAISLRARVELVVTGARYEGLGGPTATPTSP
- a CDS encoding TIGR03857 family LLM class F420-dependent oxidoreductase; the protein is MMNELGFYTLAGQPKSPRDLIDEVRAGEALGLGSAFISERFNVKEAATLSGAVGAVSTRLGIATAATNHNTRHPMVTAAYAMTMHRLTDGRFSLGLGRGIAPMFRAYGLPKVTTAQLEDFVGILRRLFRGETIFAHDGPAGRYPLLSLGPDYAGEIPLTFTAFGPNSLALGGRAFDAVVLHTFFSDETTARCVRAVKQAAERAGRDPARVRVWSCFATVGDHLPEPLRLKKTVGRMATYLQAYGDLMVETNRWDPAPLARFRADPLVSTFPGAIDAKATTEQLEQIAKLVPAEWLAPAATGSPEACVAKIENQLALGCDGVILHGATPTELEPIVSAYRKTRVAARFAHLRANPAA